A region of the Nitrospirota bacterium genome:
AGTCCGTCAGCACGGTGGTCTGCACGCCGCTCGAGCGTTTCACCACCTTGATGAGCCGTTGGTCCTGGCGGTCGCCCACCGGGGCCACGAGCCGTCCGCCCTCTTTGAGTTGGTCGATCAACGGCTGCGGGACGGCGGGCGCGCCGGCCGTGACGAGGATGGCGTCGAACGGCGCTTCCTCCGGCCAACCGAACGAGCCGTCGAACACCTTGATGACCACGTTGAACAGCTTGAGGCGATCGAGCAACTCGCGCGCGCGGTCGGCCAGAGGTTTGATGCGCTCTACCGAATACACGCGTGAGGCGAGGTGAGCCAGAATCGCGGCCTGATAGCCCGAGCCGGTGCCGACTTCCAACACCCGCTCCGACCCGGTCAGGGCCAGCGCCTGCGTCATGAGCGCCACCATGTAGGGCTGCGAAATGGTTTGGCGCTCGCCGATGGGCAACGCCCGATCCTCGTAGGCGCGGTCGGCCAGCGCGGACTCCACAAAGAGATGCCGCGGCACCCCTCCCATGGCGACGAGCACGCGCCGGTCCGAAATACCCCGCGCTTCCAGTTGCTCGGCGAGCATGCGCTCTCTCAGACGATCAAAGTCCACGGGAGGTCGCGTTGACCGGAGCGACGCGGCGGCGCTCCTTATCGGGCCCGCCGCGCCGCGGACCTCGACAGCCGAGGCTCCCACGTCGCCAGCGTGGACAGGGCGGAATAGTTGGTCAAATCAAGGTGCACGGGGCTCACGGAAATGTAGCCAGCCTGCACGGCCCCGAAGTCGGTGCCCTCGTTTTCGACTCCGAACATCCGATTCCCCCCGATCCAGTAGTATTTGCGGCCCCGCGGATCTCTGTTTTCGATGATGTCGTTGGCGTCGTAGGAGCGGCGGCCCAGGCGCGTGATCTTGACCCCGCGGACGTCGGCAGATTTCAGGTCCGGGACGTTCACATTGAGCAGCGTATCGCGGGGGAGACCCTGTTCCAACACGGCCTCGGCCAGCTGCACCGCCACCTCCGCGGCCGCGTCGAACTGGAAGGCGCCCTCGCCGGCCTGCGAGACGGCGATCGAGGGGATGCCCAACAGCGTCCCTTCCATGGCTGCCGAAACCGTGCCGGAATAGGTGACGTCGTCGGCCAGGTTCTCACCCAAGTTGATGCCGGAGACGACCAAGGCGGGCCGCTCCTTGAGGATGGTGATGACTCCCAGGTTGATGCAGTCGGTGGGCGTGCCGCTGGTGCTGTAGACGCCGTCCGCGAGCTGAGTGACGCGCAGGGGTTTGTGCAGCGTGATGGCGTGGCTGGCGGCATTGCGCTCGCCGTCGGGGGCCACGACCGTGACGTCTCCGATCGCACGCAAGGCTTCGGCCAGGCGTTTGAGGCCCAAGGAGTGCACACCGTCGTCGTTGGAGATCAGGATTCTGGGTTTGGAGGACATGAGCAAAGCCGGCGTCGTGCTAAAGCCTTGGAGACACACTCCGTCTGCAGAAAGAAAACAGCCGAGGCCACGGAACTCGCAGCCTCGGCGCTGGAATGCCGCGCCTACGTGGCGTCACGAAAACGCGATGCAGAATGTCCTAAACCGAAACACTCTCCAAGCCTCGGCGCTGGAGACCGCGCCTGCGTTTGGCTACGCAAGCGAGAACCTGCACCGCGCCTGGTAAGGCGCGGAATACAAGTAGTTCCACTCACCGACCAGGTGGCGAAGCAATGGTCGGGGCGACTGGATTTGAACCAGCGACCACTCGCACCCCAAGCGAGTGCGCTACCAGGCTGCGCTACGCCCCGAATCCCCCGTGAAGATGTTATGATCGCCCGCGCCCCTCGTGCTCCGCACCTGGCTTGGCGGACACGGGGCGCGGCGCGCACGACTTCAGATCATCCAAGATCGACTGCAGTTGCCCGCGAATCTGGCCCAGGAGCGCGCGTTTTTCCACCGGGTCGGCCTGTCCGCCGCCGCGCAGTCGCTTACGCGCGCCGGCGATCGTGAACCCCTGTTCGTACAGCATCCGTTTGATCTGGAGCACGAGGTCCACGTCCTTCTTCGTATACACCCGCTGCCCTCCCGAACTTTTTCGGGGCCGCAGCACCGGAAACTCGGTTTCCCAGTACCGCAGAACGTACGACTCCAACCCCGTGAGTCGGCTGACCTCGCCGATCTTGTAGAAGAGTCTGTCGCTCGATAGTGCGCCGATCGCTCGTTTCCCGCGCGAACTACCGGTGACCGGGGACGCTGATGATCGATCCGGAGCGCTCATGGCGCGTCGACCTGTTCGGTATCGGTCTCTTCGGACGATCCGGGTTTGCCGTCGCCCGACTGCGCGTCGTTGACGTAGCGTTTGAACACCTGGCTGGGCCGGAACGTCACGACCTTCCGCGGGGTGATGCCGATTTCTTCTCCGGTCTTGGGGTTGCGGCCCTTCCGGGCGCGTTTGTGGCGCACCACGAAGTTGCCGAACCCCGCGATCTTCACAGTCTCGCCCTTCTGAAGCACGCCCTTGATCGAATCCAGCATCAACTCCAAGATGTCGGAGGCATCCTTTTTCGGGATTCCCAGCTTTTCATACACCTCAGTCGCGATGTCGGCCTTTCTCATGGCTCCTGCTCCAACGCCCCGCGCCTCACGCCACGAACGCCATCCGCTCCCGAAATTACGGCCACCCTAACGAAACGGTGTCCTAAAGTCAAGGAAAATCAACTGGTTACTCGAAAATCAGGTCCGCGCGGTGCCGCCGCGGAGCAACCGGTACTCGATACTGTCCACCAACGCCTGCCAGCTCGCCTCGATCAGGTTGGAGGAGACGCCCACCGTGCCCCATTTGCGCTCGTGGTCGCCGGACTCGATCAACACGCGCACCCGCGACGCGGTGCCGTCCTGCCCCGACAGCACCCGCACTTTGTAATCCAAGAGACGGACCTGCCGAAGCTGCGGATAGAATCCCTCCAGCGCTTTACGCAACGCGTGGTCGAGGGCATTGACGGGTCCGGCGCCCACGGACGCCGTGTGCTCGATGTCGTTGCCCACGCGCAACATGATGGTGGCTTCGCAGAGCGGCTCCTCGGCCTCGCGGCGTTTCTCCACGATGACGCGAAAGCCGATCAAATCAAAAAACCGCCGGTGCGTGCCGAGCGCCTTGCGCATGAGCAACTCGAACGAACCGTCCGCGCCTTCGTACTGATACCCCTGGCGCTCCAGTTCCTTCAGCGTGGCGAGCAGGTCGTGGAGCCGCGGGTCCGCCGCCGCGACGTTGATCCCGTATTCGGCAGCCTTCTCCAGCAGACTGCCGCGCCCGGCCGCGTCGGACACCAGGATCCGACGGCGGTTGCCCACCACCTCGGGCGGCACGTGCTCGTAGGTTTGGGCTTTCTTGCGGACCGCGTGCACGTGCACCCCGCCCTTGTGCGCGAAGGCGCTCTCGCCCACGTAGGCCTGCCGCGTGTTGGCGGGGAGGTTGGCGATCTCGTAGACGTAGCGCGCGGTCTCGGTCAGGTGCGACAACTGCGCGTCGCTCACCACGGGCCGGCCCAGCTTGAGGCGCAAGTTGGGGATCAGCGAGCAGAGGTTGGCGTTGCCGCAACGCTCGCCGAACCCGTTGATCGTCCCCTGTACCTGGACCACGCCCTGCTCCACGGCCACCAAGGAGTTGGCCACCGCCACCTCGGCGTCATTGTGGGCGTGGATGCCCAGAGGAGCCTTGATTGTGCGGGCCACGGTCGCTACGATCTCCGCGACCTCCCACGGCATGGTGCCGCCGTTGGTGTCGCAGAGCGTGATGCGGTCCGCGCCCTCGGACCGGGCGCGCTCGATCGTGGCCAACGCGTGCTCGGGGTTGGCCTTGTAGCCGTCGAAGAAATGCTCGGCGTCGTACACCACCACCTTGCGCTTGGCCTTGAGATACGCCACCGAGTCGCCGATGAGCTCCAGATTCTTCTTGAGCGACACGCCCAGCGCTTCGGTGACGTGGAGATCCCAACTCTTCCCGAAGATCGTGATCACGGGGGTCTGCGCGTCGAGGAGCGCTTGCATGGACGGGTCTTTCTGGACGCGGTGCTTGGCGCGCCGCGTCGCGCCGAACGCCGCGATCTGGGCCTGTTTCAGCGGGAGCCGACGGACCTCTTTGAAGAACTCCGCGTCCTTTGGATTCGCACCCGGCCACCCGCCTTCGATGTAGGGAATGCCCAGCTCATCGAGCTTCTGGACGATCAGCAGCTTGTCCTCGACCGAAAACGCAATGTCCTCCGCCTGCGCCCCATCGCGCAGCGTGGTGTCGTAAAGTTCGATCAAATGTTCTTGTGGTTTCTTCATTGCTTCACACCGCGAAGCGGAGCCCGTTCAGGAGCGCGCCAGATGCAAGGCGCCGCGAGCACCGGAGCGCAGCGTACTGTGTGCGTACGTGAGCACCGGAGCGCAGCGGCAACGCCGCAGATGGCCGCTCATGGACGGGCTGCCTCCCCGAGGCCGAAGGCTTGGTGCAGCGCGCGGACCGCCAATTCGACATACTTCGCATCCACCACGCAGGAGATCTTGATCTCGCTGGTGGAGATCATCATGATGTTGATCCCTTCCCGCGCCAGAGTGTCGAACATGGTCGCGGCGACGCCGGAGTGCGAACGCATGCCGACCCCGACGATCGACACCTTCGCGATGCCTTCGGACAACTCGACATCCCTGGCCCCAATCTCGCGTGCGAGGGTTTTGACCAACGCCACCGCCTTCTTCGCGTCTCCGGTGGGGACGGTGAACGAGATATCAGTCAGACCATCCTGGCTGATGTTCTGGATGATCATGTCGACGACAATGTTTTCTTTGGCGATGCCGCCGAAGAGCCGCGCCGCAATGCCGGGGCGGTCCGGCACGCCCAGGAGCGTGATCTTGGCTTGATTGCGGTCGTAGGTGACGCCGGAAACCACGACCTGTTCCATTTCGCGATCCTCCTTCGTGACGAGCGTTCCGGTCGGGGACTCGGTGAAACTGGACAACACGCGGACCGGAACCTGGTATTTCATTGCGAACTCCACGGACCGCGTCTGGAGCACCTTGGCGCCCAGGCTCGCCATCTCGAGCATTTCCTCGTAGGAAATTTTCTCGAGCCGACGGGCCCCGGGCACGATGTTGGGATCGGTGGTGTACACGCCGTCCACGTCGGTATAGATGTCGCACCGGTCGGCCTTGAGCGCGGCGGCCAGAGCCACGGCCGTCGTGTCCGAGCCGCCCCGGCCCAGCGTGGTCACATCGGATTTCTCGTTGATCCCCTGAAACCCGGCGACTACCGGAATCACGCCCTCAGCCAAGGCCTCGCGCACGCGCTCCCCGGTGACGTGCTCGATGCGCGCCTTGGTGTGTACGGCGTTGGTCACGATTCCCACCTGCCGACCCGTGAATGAACGAGCGGGATACCCCCGCTCGCTGAGCGCCATTGCGAGCAGCGCGATGGTGACGCGTTCACCCGTGGACAATAACATGTCCAACTCGCGTTCATCAGGGTTCGGGCTGATGGCGTGAGCGAGCGCGAGGAGCCGGTCGGTCTCGCCGCTCATCGCGGAGAGGACCACTACCACGTCGTCCCCGCTTTTCTTGGTGCGGATCACGCGTTCGGTCACCGCCTGAATGCGTTCGGGCGTTCCGACCGACGTCCCGCCGTATTTCTGAACGATTAACGCCATGAGTCAGCGAGAAATCGTTATCCGTGGCTCGTTGACAGTTGTTCGTGACTGACGGATGCCGAGCAACGGCGAACGGTCAACGTACAACGAGGTTTCCCTTCAGCACCATCATCATCCCTTCAGGAAATACTCCATCAACCGGTGCCCGTCGGGGATGAGTTTTCCGCTCGCTTTGGCTGCGCGTTCGTTGAACGAGTCCGCGGTGCCCGTGTGGGCCTGCGGCGCGCCGCCGCGTTGGTGCAACACGTAGGGAACGGGATCGGGAGTGTGCGATCGGGTGGATACCGGGGCGACGTGATCGCACAGCGCCAGAACGCACAAAGCCGGCTCGCCGGCCGTGGCTTGAACGATCCGGCCGACCACGCGAGCGTCGAAATCCTCGATCGCGCGGATCTTCGCGTCCAGGTCGCCGTTGTGGCTGGCCTCGTCCGGAGCCTCCACGTGCAGAACGACGAGGTCGTGGTCCTTCAACGCTTGGACCGCGGCGTCCACCTTGCCCTCGTAGTCCGTGTCCAAATAACCCGTGGCTCCAGGCACGTGGATCACGTCCAGACCCACGGCCAATGCAAGGCCTTTCATCACGTCCACCGCGGCGATCAGCGCGCCCCGTTTGCCGAAGCGGTCGACGAACGGCGTCAGTTCCGCGGCCTTCCCTTGGCCCCAGATCCAAATCCCGTTGGCGGGCTTGAGGCCCTGATCCACGCGCTCGATGTTCAAAGGGTGCAGCGCGAGGACAGCCACCGCGCTCTCCATGACTTTGCGCAACATGTCGGCACCGTCACCGGTCGGCAGCCCGCCGGTGACGGGTTTGCCGGCGAGGTCATAAGGCGGCACACACGTCACGCGCGAGCGGCCGCCGATCCAGACCATCAGGTGTCGGTAACTCACGCCTGCGTAGAACTGCAGGAACTCGGTGGCAAGTTGGCTGTTGAGCTCTTGAATCAACTCGCGCGAATCATCGGAGCTGACGTGACCCGCGCTGGAATCTTCCAGGACGACGTGGGGGCCCAAGCGCTCGATGTCGTACCCCCGCTGTTCGTCTCTGAGCGTGACCAGGTTGCAGCGGAACACGACGTCGTCTTTGCCCACGGCGACGCCGAGGCTCGCCGCTTCGAGCGGGGAGCGTCCCAGTTGGGGATATTTCTTCGGGTCGTACCCCAGGATCGACAGATTGGTGGCTTCACTGGTGGGCATCAAGCCCTGCGGCGTGGTCCGCACCAGGCCCACCTCGCCCTGATGCGCCAAAGCATCCAGGTTCGGCGTTTTGGCCGCCTCCAGCGGTGTCCGGTTATTCAACCGCGGAATGGGCAGGTCGGCCATCCCGTCTGCGAGCAACACCAGGTATTTCATGGCTGGCCCTTATGCCTCCTCGCTAGCGCCTGTCCATGAACGGCCATCTGCGGCGTTGTCGCTGCGCGTCCGCTCCTCACGTCTTCGTAGGGGCGTATTGCAATACGCCCCTACAGGTCCGGTTCTCGCTCCGCCTTGCATCTGCCGCATTCCTGAACAGGCTTCGCTCGCCCAATACTCGGACGAGACCTAATATCCCAAAACTTTGACCACGTCTTCCAGCCGTGCCTTGATCGTGGTGGGCTTCTGCGACACGCTCATCGCGATATCGGAGTCCTTCAGCCCATGGCCGGTGAGCGTGCACACGACGGTTTCCCCGCCCAGGAAGTAGCCGGCCTTGCTGAGCTTGATCACACCCGCCACCGACGCCGCGGACGCGGGTTCGCAAAACACGCCTTCGAGCCCCGCGATCATTCGATAGGCCTCGATGATCTCGTCGTCGGTCACCAGGTCGATCTGCCCCTTGGACTCGGCCGCGGCCTCCACCGCGGTTTTCCAGCTCGCGGGGTTCCCGATGCGAATCGCGGTGGCGATGGTCCGCGGCTTCTCAACCACGTGTCCGAGCACGATCGGCGCCGCCCCCGCGGCTTGAAAGCCGATCATACGCGGCAACCGATCAACGCGGCCACACGCATGGTACTCCCGATACCCGCGCCAATAGGCCGTGATGTTGCCCGCGTTCCCGACCGGGAGGACGTGGACGTCGGGCGCGCCGCCCAATTGATCGCACACCTCGAACGCCGCGGTCTTCTGGCCTTCCAGGCGGAAGGGATTGATCGAGTTGACGAGCGTGACGGGATACCGCTCCGCCACGCCTTTGACGATGGCCAACGCCTCGTCGAAGTTGCCCTCCACCTGGATCACCCGCGCGCGATGGATCATGGCCTGGGCGAGTTTGCCCATTGCGATCTTGCCCTCGGGAATCAGCACGAACACCCGCATCCCGGCGCGGGCTCCGTACGCCGCGGCGGACGCCGACGTGTTGCCGGTGGACGCGCAGATCACGGCGTCGGCGCCGGCCTCGGCCGCCTTGGAAATGGCGAGCGTCATGCCGCGGTCTTTGAACGAGCCGGTGGGGTTCGCGCCCTCGAATTTCAGGAACAGACGCAACGCCGGCGCGATCGCGGCCGCGAGGTTCTTGGTCTCGATGAGCGGGGTGTTGCCCTCGTTGAGCGTGACGATCGGCGTGCGGTCGGTCACCGGCAGCAGCTCGCGATACTGTTCGATGACGCCTCGCCAGCGGGTCACGTTAGTCTCCCTCATCCTCCACTCTAATCAACACGGTCTTGTCGACCACCGCCGGCAGCCGATCGATTTCGGCCAATGCGCGCCGGACGTCGCGCTCGAGCGCGCGATGGGTCATCATGACCACGGGGACGGCCCCGCCGGCCTTGCGGCCTTTTTGGAGGACCGAGGAGATGCTGATGTTGTATTGGCCCAGCACGCCGGAGATCGCCGACAGCACGCCGGGATTGTCCAACACCGAGCAACGCAGGTAATACAAACTCGAAATCTCTTCCATTGCCAGCAAGCGGAGCGGGCGTCGACCCGGGCCGTCGTACGAGGTCGGGGGCACCCGACCCGCGGCGTCGTGGCGGATGTTGCGGGCGATCGCGACCAGGTCGCTGACCACGGCGCTGGCCGTGGGGTGATCCCCCGCGCCCCGGCCGTAGAACAAGGTCTGTCCCACGAAGTCGCCGACCACGTAGATGGCGTTGAACACGCCGCCCACCTGCGCCAGCAGGTTCTCTTCCGGAATCATGGTGGGGTGCACTCGGGCTTCGATTGCGTCCGGTTGCGCCTTGGCGATGGCCAGCAGCTTGATCCGATACCCGAACTCGCGTGCAAATTCGATGTCCAACGGCGTCACGGCCGTGATGCCCTCGGTGTAGATCTCTTTGAGCGTAACCGGGGTGCCGAACGCGAGCGACACGAGGATGGCGAGTTTGTTGGCGGAGTCGTGTCCTTCGACGTCGCTCGTGGGGTCGGCTTCGGCGTAGCCGGCCTGTTGCGCTTCAACCAGCACGTCCCCGAAGGCTTTGCGTTCGTCGGTCATCTTGGTCAGGATGAAGTTCGACGTGCCGTTGATGATCCCGTAAATCGATTCGATCCGGTTGCCGGAGAGCCCTTCTTTGAGCGCGCGGATGATCGGGATGCCGCCCCCGACCGCACCCTCGAACTCAAAATCCACCCCTCGCGCGGCCGCGGCCGCGAACAGCTCCTCGCCGGAGGCCGCGAGCAGCGCCTTGTTCGCGGTGACGATGTGTTTGCCCCGCGCCATCGCGTCGAGCAGATACCGTTTGGCGGGCTCGATGCCACCGATCAATTCCACGACGATCTGGACATCGGGATGGTTGATGACCTCGGCGGCATCGGTGGTGAGCAGCCCCGGAGGCAACGCGACCCCGCGGTCGCGTCGGATGTCCAAGTCCGCAACCTTGACCAGCTCCAACGGAACCCCGATCCTCCGCCCCAGCACGTCGGCGTTGTGCAGCAAGAGTTTGACCACTCCGGAGCCGACCGTACCGAACCCCAAGATGCCGATACCAACGCGAGAGATCATCGTCGCAGTGCGAGGCGTGAGGAATTCACCGAATGCTTGCCCGGCGCTCGGGCCGGGACGGTTTTACCTATGACGCAACACCCGCTTGAGGCCTTGGATCGCCTGCCGGGTCCGGTGTTCGTTTTCCACCAATGCGAAACGCACGCCGTCGTCGCCGTATTCGCCGAAGCCGATTCCCGGCGAGACCGCGACCTTCGCCTCGGTCAGCAACAGCTTCGCGAACTCCAATGAGCCCATGTGGCGAAAGGGTTCGGGGATCGGGGCCCACACAAACATGGTCGCGCGCGGCTTGTCAACCGGCCAGCCGATGCGGTTCAGACCGTTGACCAACACGTCGCGGCGCTTGCGGTAGGTTTCGACGATGTCCGCCACGCAGTCCTGCGGCCCATTCAGCGCCACGGTGGCGGCGATCTGCACCGGCTGAAACACGCCGTAGTCCAGGTAGCTCTTGATCTTGCCGAGCGCCCCGACCATCTCGCGATTGCCCACGCAGAACCCCACGCGCCACCCCGGCATACTGTAGCTCTTGGACAGCGTGAAAAACTCCACGCCGACGTTTTTGGCCCCGGGCACCTGCAAAAAACTGGGTGCGCGGTAGCCGTCGAACACCAGGTCGGCGTACGCCAGGTCGTGGACCACGAGCAGGTTGTTTTCGGTGGCGAAGTCGACCACCTGCTTGAAAAAGCCCAGGTCCACCACGCGGGTGGTGGGGTTGTGGGGGAAATTGACGATCAGCATCTTGGGTCGCGGCCACGTTTGTTTGTACGCCGCGGTCATGTCTTCGAAAAAATCCGAATCGCCCCGCAACGGGATGCTCTTGACCTGCCCGCCGGCGATGATCACGCTGTAAAAGTGGATCGGATAGGTGGGACTGGGTGTCAGCACGACATCGCCGGGCTCGACCATGGCGAGCGCCAAGTGGGCGAGGCCTTCTTTGGAGCCGATGGTGACGATCACCTCGGTCTCGGGGTCGACGCTGACGTCGTAATGACGCTGATACCAT
Encoded here:
- the surE gene encoding 5'/3'-nucleotidase SurE; protein product: MSSKPRILISNDDGVHSLGLKRLAEALRAIGDVTVVAPDGERNAASHAITLHKPLRVTQLADGVYSTSGTPTDCINLGVITILKERPALVVSGINLGENLADDVTYSGTVSAAMEGTLLGIPSIAVSQAGEGAFQFDAAAEVAVQLAEAVLEQGLPRDTLLNVNVPDLKSADVRGVKITRLGRRSYDANDIIENRDPRGRKYYWIGGNRMFGVENEGTDFGAVQAGYISVSPVHLDLTNYSALSTLATWEPRLSRSAARRAR
- the cimA gene encoding citramalate synthase, which produces MKKPQEHLIELYDTTLRDGAQAEDIAFSVEDKLLIVQKLDELGIPYIEGGWPGANPKDAEFFKEVRRLPLKQAQIAAFGATRRAKHRVQKDPSMQALLDAQTPVITIFGKSWDLHVTEALGVSLKKNLELIGDSVAYLKAKRKVVVYDAEHFFDGYKANPEHALATIERARSEGADRITLCDTNGGTMPWEVAEIVATVARTIKAPLGIHAHNDAEVAVANSLVAVEQGVVQVQGTINGFGERCGNANLCSLIPNLRLKLGRPVVSDAQLSHLTETARYVYEIANLPANTRQAYVGESAFAHKGGVHVHAVRKKAQTYEHVPPEVVGNRRRILVSDAAGRGSLLEKAAEYGINVAAADPRLHDLLATLKELERQGYQYEGADGSFELLMRKALGTHRRFFDLIGFRVIVEKRREAEEPLCEATIMLRVGNDIEHTASVGAGPVNALDHALRKALEGFYPQLRQVRLLDYKVRVLSGQDGTASRVRVLIESGDHERKWGTVGVSSNLIEASWQALVDSIEYRLLRGGTART
- a CDS encoding homoserine dehydrogenase, giving the protein MISRVGIGILGFGTVGSGVVKLLLHNADVLGRRIGVPLELVKVADLDIRRDRGVALPPGLLTTDAAEVINHPDVQIVVELIGGIEPAKRYLLDAMARGKHIVTANKALLAASGEELFAAAAARGVDFEFEGAVGGGIPIIRALKEGLSGNRIESIYGIINGTSNFILTKMTDERKAFGDVLVEAQQAGYAEADPTSDVEGHDSANKLAILVSLAFGTPVTLKEIYTEGITAVTPLDIEFAREFGYRIKLLAIAKAQPDAIEARVHPTMIPEENLLAQVGGVFNAIYVVGDFVGQTLFYGRGAGDHPTASAVVSDLVAIARNIRHDAAGRVPPTSYDGPGRRPLRLLAMEEISSLYYLRCSVLDNPGVLSAISGVLGQYNISISSVLQKGRKAGGAVPVVMMTHRALERDVRRALAEIDRLPAVVDKTVLIRVEDEGD
- a CDS encoding cofactor-independent phosphoglycerate mutase, translated to MKYLVLLADGMADLPIPRLNNRTPLEAAKTPNLDALAHQGEVGLVRTTPQGLMPTSEATNLSILGYDPKKYPQLGRSPLEAASLGVAVGKDDVVFRCNLVTLRDEQRGYDIERLGPHVVLEDSSAGHVSSDDSRELIQELNSQLATEFLQFYAGVSYRHLMVWIGGRSRVTCVPPYDLAGKPVTGGLPTGDGADMLRKVMESAVAVLALHPLNIERVDQGLKPANGIWIWGQGKAAELTPFVDRFGKRGALIAAVDVMKGLALAVGLDVIHVPGATGYLDTDYEGKVDAAVQALKDHDLVVLHVEAPDEASHNGDLDAKIRAIEDFDARVVGRIVQATAGEPALCVLALCDHVAPVSTRSHTPDPVPYVLHQRGGAPQAHTGTADSFNERAAKASGKLIPDGHRLMEYFLKG
- a CDS encoding aspartate kinase, encoding MALIVQKYGGTSVGTPERIQAVTERVIRTKKSGDDVVVVLSAMSGETDRLLALAHAISPNPDERELDMLLSTGERVTIALLAMALSERGYPARSFTGRQVGIVTNAVHTKARIEHVTGERVREALAEGVIPVVAGFQGINEKSDVTTLGRGGSDTTAVALAAALKADRCDIYTDVDGVYTTDPNIVPGARRLEKISYEEMLEMASLGAKVLQTRSVEFAMKYQVPVRVLSSFTESPTGTLVTKEDREMEQVVVSGVTYDRNQAKITLLGVPDRPGIAARLFGGIAKENIVVDMIIQNISQDGLTDISFTVPTGDAKKAVALVKTLAREIGARDVELSEGIAKVSIVGVGMRSHSGVAATMFDTLAREGINIMMISTSEIKISCVVDAKYVELAVRALHQAFGLGEAARP
- the alaC gene encoding alanine transaminase, translating into MDAFSRIARLPPYVFSIVTAMKTEARRRGEDILDFGMGNPDTPTPRHIQDKLIESVRNPKNHRYSLSKGIPKLREAMAAWYQRHYDVSVDPETEVIVTIGSKEGLAHLALAMVEPGDVVLTPSPTYPIHFYSVIIAGGQVKSIPLRGDSDFFEDMTAAYKQTWPRPKMLIVNFPHNPTTRVVDLGFFKQVVDFATENNLLVVHDLAYADLVFDGYRAPSFLQVPGAKNVGVEFFTLSKSYSMPGWRVGFCVGNREMVGALGKIKSYLDYGVFQPVQIAATVALNGPQDCVADIVETYRKRRDVLVNGLNRIGWPVDKPRATMFVWAPIPEPFRHMGSLEFAKLLLTEAKVAVSPGIGFGEYGDDGVRFALVENEHRTRQAIQGLKRVLRHR
- the thrC gene encoding threonine synthase, yielding MTRWRGVIEQYRELLPVTDRTPIVTLNEGNTPLIETKNLAAAIAPALRLFLKFEGANPTGSFKDRGMTLAISKAAEAGADAVICASTGNTSASAAAYGARAGMRVFVLIPEGKIAMGKLAQAMIHRARVIQVEGNFDEALAIVKGVAERYPVTLVNSINPFRLEGQKTAAFEVCDQLGGAPDVHVLPVGNAGNITAYWRGYREYHACGRVDRLPRMIGFQAAGAAPIVLGHVVEKPRTIATAIRIGNPASWKTAVEAAAESKGQIDLVTDDEIIEAYRMIAGLEGVFCEPASAASVAGVIKLSKAGYFLGGETVVCTLTGHGLKDSDIAMSVSQKPTTIKARLEDVVKVLGY
- a CDS encoding integration host factor subunit alpha, with protein sequence MRKADIATEVYEKLGIPKKDASDILELMLDSIKGVLQKGETVKIAGFGNFVVRHKRARKGRNPKTGEEIGITPRKVVTFRPSQVFKRYVNDAQSGDGKPGSSEETDTEQVDAP
- a CDS encoding MerR family transcriptional regulator, whose protein sequence is MSAPDRSSASPVTGSSRGKRAIGALSSDRLFYKIGEVSRLTGLESYVLRYWETEFPVLRPRKSSGGQRVYTKKDVDLVLQIKRMLYEQGFTIAGARKRLRGGGQADPVEKRALLGQIRGQLQSILDDLKSCAPRPVSAKPGAEHEGRGRS
- a CDS encoding protein-L-isoaspartate(D-aspartate) O-methyltransferase → MDFDRLRERMLAEQLEARGISDRRVLVAMGGVPRHLFVESALADRAYEDRALPIGERQTISQPYMVALMTQALALTGSERVLEVGTGSGYQAAILAHLASRVYSVERIKPLADRARELLDRLKLFNVVIKVFDGSFGWPEEAPFDAILVTAGAPAVPQPLIDQLKEGGRLVAPVGDRQDQRLIKVVKRSSGVQTTVLTDCAFVPLIGTHAWPSDAAVSAIASFGRGLA